One stretch of Euphorbia lathyris chromosome 7, ddEupLath1.1, whole genome shotgun sequence DNA includes these proteins:
- the LOC136235433 gene encoding uncharacterized protein produces MAQYRQSGYHYSNGASDHVSIGIRASPSQQQQYKPVRIRRSARSDKSRAPSYLIGAVIVFLCLAFVVTVLAYYYLSADSKETNDHTDDDDFIKNDFLTNVTRTEDVRVLGFGQGSVHGRDSRYWDKDDRRRDGDYSEDDAKHESKYPRDVSAEKGHDLVKVNNDKEKTPQDDPAKASDLRGVALYNENGRNELKKYEEEYEASLKNALLSNDENDNRKQVIEDEGHGEHHELVDIDNEYDDGIDSHDLHVDEYGDSEHENEDHKVVAVGITHDDGRELSDLHDAEMKDKNLSKDGHEVSGDKTGKSLTTKGSDIIDKISQYVRSSGGQSTTKSRADSKRKAKRRKFSGSCEMKLINSSSQLVEPFESRKFARFSLQYVEKEEKPDGVDQWEPRFAGHQSLQEREESFLAHDQKINCGFVKGPEGSPSTGFDLAEDDENYISRCHIAVISCIFGNSDRLRSPTAKMVTRSSRKNVCFVMFVDEITSQTLYSEGHLADRSGFIGLWKIVVVKNLPYTDMRRVGKIPKLLPHRLFPSARYSIWLDSKLRLQLDPMLILEYLLWRKGHEYAISNHYDRHCVWEEVAQNKRLNKYNHTVIDQQFNFYQADGLTKFDASDLNKLLPSNVPEGSLIVRAHTPMSNLFSCLWFNEVDRFTPRDQLSFAYTYQKLKKMNPEKPFSFHMFKDCERRAMAKLFRHRSEEKRNSLRQQAR; encoded by the exons ATGGCGCAGTATAGGCAATCTGGGTATCATTACTCAAACGGTGCGTCGGATCACGTATCCATTGGGATTCGAGCTTCTCCTTCCCAGCAGCAGCAGTATAAACCAGTTCGTATTCGCCGATCGGCTCGATCCGACAAAAGCCGCGCTCCCAGCTACCTGATCGGTGCCGTTATTGTTTTTCTCTGTCTCGCCTTCGTTGTTACTGTTTTAGCTTACTATTACCTCTCCGCGGATAGTAAAG AGACAAATGATCATACGGATGATGATGATTTCATAAAGAATGATTTTCTTACAAATGTTACACGGACCGAAGATGTTAGAGTCCTCGGGTTCGGCCAAGGTTCTGTACATGGGCGGGATTCTAGGTATTGGGATAAGGATGATAGGAGAAGGGATGGGGATTATAGTGAGGATGATGCCAAACACGAAAGCAAGTATCCTAGGGATGTGTCTGCTGAAAAGGGTCATGATCTGGTGAAAGTGAATAATGACAAGGAGAAAACTCCTCAAGATGATCCAGCCAAGGCTTCAGATCTAAGAGGAGTTGCTTTGTACAATGAAAATGGGCGTAATGAATTAAAAAAGTATGAAGAAGAGTATGAGGCCTCTCTAAAGAATGCTCTCCTATCAAATGACGAGAATGACAATAGAAAACAAGTTATTGAAGACGAGGGTCATGGAGAGCATCATGAGTTAGTTGATATTGATAATGAATATGATGATGGTATAGATTCCCATGACCTGCATGTGGACGAATACGGTGATTCTGAACATGAGAATGAAGATCACAAGGTTGTAGCCGTAGGAATAACCCATGACGATGGCAGAGAGTTGTCTGATCTCCATGATGCTGAAATGAAGGATAAAAACCTTTCCAAGGATGGTCATGAAGTTTCAGGAGATAAGACTGGGAAGTCTTTGACCACCAAAGGTTCAGACATTATTGACAAGATTTCTCAGTATGTGCGTTCAAGTGGGGGTCAATCTACAACTAAATCACGTGCTGATTCAAAACGAAAAGCAAAGCGGCGCAAATTCTCGG GTTCATGCGAGATGAAGTTGATAAATTCTAGTTCTCAGCTTGTGGAGCCTTTTGAAAGTCGAAAATTCGCAAGATTTTCTTTGCAGTATGTTGAAAAGGAGGAGAAGCCCGATGGAGTGGACCAATGGGAGCCCAGATTTGCTGGGCATCAGAGCTTACAAGAACGAGAAGAATCATTTTTGGCGCATGATCAAAAGATAAATTGTGGCTTTGTCAAAGGTCCTGAAGGTTCCCCAAGTACAGGATTTGATTTGGCTGAAGATGATGAAAATTATATCAGTAGATGCCACATTGCTGTGATCTCTTGCATCTTTGGAAATTCAGATCGTTTGAGGTCACCTACAGCTAAAATG GTCACTCGTTCATCAAGGAAAAACGTGTGCTTTGTTATGTTCGTGGATGAAATTACATCGCAAACGCTTTATTCAGAAGGCCATTTGGCAGATAGATCAGGCTTTATTGGTTTATGGAAGATTGTGGTAGTGAAGAATCTTCCATATACTGATATGCGCAGAGTGGGTAAAATACCAAAATTGTTGCCACATCGGCTTTTCCCTTCTGCGAG ATATTCAATATGGTTGGATAGCAAATTACGTCTTCAACTTGACCCTATGCTCATTCTGGAATATTTACTATGGCGAAAAGGTCATGAATATGCCATTTCTAATCATTATGATCGCCATTGTGTATGGGAAGAGGTTGCACAAAACAAGAGACTGAACAAATATAATCATACTGTGATAGACCAGCAATTTAATTTCTACCAAGCTGATGGACTGACGAAATTTGATGCTTCTGATCTGAACAAGCTTCTTCCGAGCA ATGTGCCTGAAGGGTCCTTAATTGTGAGAGCGCACACTCCAATGTCAAACCTGTTCTCCTGTCTTTGGTTCAACGAGGTTGATCGTTTTACTCCTCGTGATCAATTGAGTTTTGCATATACATACCAGAAACTGAAAAAGATGAATCCCGAGAAACCATTTTCTTTTCACATGTTCAAG GACTGTGAGAGAAGAGCCATGGCGAAGTTGTTTCGTCACAGGTCAGAGGAGAAGCGAAATAGTCTTCGTCAACAAGCAAGATAA